A single region of the Metarhizium brunneum chromosome 6, complete sequence genome encodes:
- the eaf6 gene encoding Chromatin modification-related protein eaf6 has protein sequence MADNKQGGPGPLPTLAEYKKSQARVRELIEKRRVLEKRLTQVEDNIVSKEAAYLESTPSGNIITGFDSYMKGTSGAAAQRRKTGPADQNRVFSKSSISYRPNNGDSTPGSTPASHAPTPVSASFRDNGTPSSGAGAKNNSKKKKAAAVADKEVEDSENDGGGNKKRTNFGASRK, from the exons ATGGCGGACAACAAACAAGGCGGCCCAGGGCCTCTGCCGACTCTGGCCGAATACAAAAAGTCCCAGGCCCGCGTTCGCGAGTTGATTGAGAAACGAAGAGTCCTGGAGAAGCGTCTC ACGCAAGTAGAAGACAACATTGTCTCCAAAGAAGCAGCATACCTTGAAAGCACACCGAGCGGAAACATCATTACCGGATTCGACAGttacatgaaaggaacgaGCGGCGCGGCGGCACAAAGACGCAAAACAGGACCGGCGGACCAGAACCGCGTCTTTTCCAAGTCGTCTATTTCGTATAGACCAAACAACGGG GACTCAACGCCCGGATCGACGCCAGCATCGCACGCGCCCACGCCTGTGTCGGCTTCGTTTCGGGATAACGGAACGCCGTCGTCAGGAGCGGGAGCAAAGAATAatagcaagaagaagaaggcggctgcTGTAGCCGACAAGGAGGTCGAGGATAGTGAGAATGATGGCGGGGGCAATAAGAAGAGGACAAATTTCGGAGCATCAAGAAAGTAG
- the SRRM1 gene encoding Serine/arginine repetitive matrix protein 1 has product MASKVDARLLKSTKFPSEFSQKVDMQKVNLQVMKKWIANKISDILGTEDDVVIELCFNLIEGTRYPDIKSLQIQLTGFLDKDTALFCKDLWMLLLSAQTSPQGVPKELLEAKKLELMQEKRDADKAADDARRRRDDLDRRDRGISDLKERDRRDPITTIADRETNMAATVTDTSQTIARDGEETETVVDIDRDHIRQKNPHVRGHATGAHLVAPLAADPALLHAGELRRQGALEVGSGPDRQEEMHTVQGMTDVAPVLPVNLGLCRRTAVHPLERGGGNNRSHEADRRHVEGAHHHLMVQAVGLDLAVVIKALQ; this is encoded by the exons ATGGCGTCGAAAGTTGACGCTCGGCTTTTGAAGTCGACCAAATTTCCCTCAGAGTTCAGTCAAAAGGTCGACATGCAAAAGGTCAATCTGCAGGTCATGAAAAA GTGGATCGCAAACAAAATCTCTGATATCCTAGGCACTGAAGATGATGTTGTTATTGAGCTCTGCTTCAATCTCATCGAGGGCACACGCTAC CCTGACATCAAGTCCCTTCAGATTCAACTCACTGGATTTTTGGACAAGGACACCGCGCTTTTTTGCAAAGACCTAtggatgctgctgctgagtgCCCAAACCAGCCCTCAGGGTGTGCCCAAGGAACTTCTCGAGGCGAAAAAGCTGGAGCTGATGCAGGAAAAG AGAGATGctgacaaggctgccgaCGATGCTCGCAGACGCCGCGATGATCTTGATCGTCGGGACCGTGGAATTTCGGACCTGAAGGAACGAGACCGAC GCGACCCGATCACCACAATCGCGGATCGCGAGACCAATATGGCCGCGACCGTGACAGATACGTCCCAAACGATCGCCAGGGACGGAGAAGAGACCGAGACCGTCGTCGACATCGACCGCGATCACATTCGCCAGAAAAATCCTCACGTTCGAGGTCACGCGACAGGAGCGCATCTGGTAGCACCGCTAGCAGCAGATCCAGCTCTCCTCCACGCCGGAGAGCTTCGTCGCCAAGGCGCCCTGGAGGTCGGAAGCGGTCCAGATCGCCAAGAGGAGATGCATACCGTCCAAGGCATGACCGACGTCGCTCCAGTTCTTCCCGTCAATCTCGGTCTGTGTCGTCGGACCGCAGTTCACCCGCTCgaaagaggaggagggaacAATCGGAGTCACGAAGCAGATCGCCGCCACGTCGAAGGcgcacatcatcatctcatGGTTCAAGCAGTCGGTCTAGATCTCGCAGTCGTGATAAAAGCTCTCCAGTAA
- the GSP1 gene encoding GTP-binding nuclear protein GSP1/Ran, with protein sequence MAEQQTPTFKLVLVGDGGTGKTTFVKRHLTGEFEKKYIATLGVDVHPLGFTTNFGPIQFDVWDTAGQEKFGGLRDGYYINGQCGIIMFDVTSRITYKNVPNWHRDLVRVCENIPIVLCGNKVDVKERKVKAKTITFHRKKNLQYYDISAKSNYNFEKPFLWLARKLVGNPQLEFVAAPALAPPTAQVDEALMEEYRKEMETAAAQPLPGELSDDDL encoded by the exons ATGGCTGAACAGCAGACTCCCACTTTCAAGCTCGTGCTTGTCGGTGACGGTGGTACCGGAAAG ACCACTTTTGTCAAGCGTCACTTGACTGGTGAATTCGAGAAGAAGTACATTGCTAccctcggcgtcgacgttCACCCTCTTGGCTTCACTACG AACTTCGGTCCCATCCAGTTCGATGTCTGGGATACCGCCGGTCAGGAGAAGTTCGGTGGTCTCCGTGATGGCTACTACATCAACGGCCAGtgcggcatcatcatgttcGATGTCACTTCCCGCATCACCTACAAGAACGTTCCCAACTGGCACC GTGACCTTGTTCGTGTCTGCGAGAATATCCCCATCGTCCTCTGCGGCAACAAGGTGGACGTTAAGGAgcgcaaggtcaaggccaagaccaTTACCTTCCACCGCAAGAAGAACCTTCAGTACTACGATATCTCTGCCAAGTCCAACTACAACTTCGAGAAGCCATTCCTCTGGTTGGCCCGCAAACTGGTTGGCAACCCTCAGCTG GAGTTCGTTGCCGCTCCTGCTCTGGCTCCTCCCACTGCCCAGGTCGACGAAGCCCTGATGGAGGAGTACCgcaaggagatggagactGCGGCCGCTCAGCCTCTGCCCGGTGAGCTttccgacgacgacttgtAA
- the Psmd9 gene encoding 26S proteasome non-ATPase regulatory subunit 9 has translation MDSMHAPTVPSGPTTNGLTNGNVGHLSFGELQRKKESLEEELKALGGVLDSHGVNMDTPLVTSDGFPRSDIDVAQIRTTRARIVRLRNDYKDLMKNIEKYLHQHFASLGEGDENAVPAPSTTVPPVLPDSQADALDEVFAKVNTVAVGGPADRAGLKEGDEIRNFGYVNKSNDDNLKKVAECVQGNEGRDIFIKVSRASGAAQRQELRLTLTPTRNWGGRGLLGCHILPL, from the exons ATGGATAGCATGCATGCGCCAACCGTGCCGTCCGGCCCGACCACCAACGGCCTCACCAACGGCAACGTGGGGCATTTGAGCTTCGGGGAGCTCCAACGCAAGAAGGAAAGCTTGGAGGAAGAACTCAAGGCCCTGGGCGGCGTTCTCGATTCC CACGGAGTAAACATGGACACACCTCTTGTCACTAGTGATGGCTTTCCTCGCTCTGATATTGATGTTGCTCAGA TCCGCACCACAAGAGCGAGGATTGTCCGACTCAGAAATGACTACAAGGATCTCATGAAGAATATCGAAAAGTACCTACATCAGCATTTCGCAAGTCTGGGTGAAGGCGACGAAAATGCCGTACCAGCCCCAAGCACCACTGTCCCGCCTGTTCTACCCGACTCGCAAGCTGATGCCTTGGACGAGGTCTTTGCAAAGGTCAACACTGTCGCCGTTGGCGGCCCGGCTGACCGTGCTGGTTTGAAGGAGGGTGATGAGATTCGTAATTTTGGATACGTAAACAAATCCAACGACGACAACCTTAAGAAGGTGGCCGAATGTGTTCAAGGGAATGAAGGG CGCGACATTTTCATCAAGGTGTCCAGGGCATCAGGCGCGGCTCAACGTCAGGAGTTGCGCCTGACCTTGACGCCTACTCGAAATTGGGGTGGCCGAGGCTTGCTCGGATGTCACATCCTCCCTTTATAA